The Pollutimonas sp. M17 sequence GCAAACCGAGACCGGCGGCCATATCCTGACGCCCTTGCCGGGCGCCACGCCGCTCAAGCCCGGCTCGTGCACGCTACCCCTGCCGGGCATATCCACCGGGGTGGTCGACGAAGCCGGCAACGAGGTGCCTTCCGGGCGCGGCGGCTCGCTGGTCATCAAGAAGCCGTGGCCGGCCATGATACGCGCGGTCTGGGGAGACCCCGAGCGTTTCAGGAGCAGCTACTTCCCGGCCGACCTGAAGGGCTACTACCTGGCCGGCGACAACGCCCAGCGCGACGCCGACGGCTATTACTGGATCATGGGCCGCAGCGACGACGTGCTCAGCGTATCGGGCCATCGCCTTGGCGGAACCGAGATCGAATCGGCCCTGGTGGCTCACGAGCTGGTGGCGGAAGCCGCGGTGGTGGGCCGTCCGGATGCAACGACCGGAGAGGCCATCGTGGCATTCGTGATGCTCAAGGTGCCGGCGCCCGAGGGCAAGCAGGCCGAGGCCATCGCCACGCAGTTGCGCGACTGGGTCGCCAGCGAGGTCGGCCCCATTGCAAAGCCGCGCGATATACGCTTTGGCAACAACCTGCCCAAGACCCGGTCCGGAAAAATCATGCGCCGCCTCTTGCGCGTGGTGGCCGAGGGCAAAGAGGTGACGCAGGATGTGTCCACGCTTGAAAACCCCGATGTCCTGAAGCAGTTCACCGGCGTCTATTGACCCTGGCAAGTCGGTGAGCGGGCTGGTGGCTCCTTGCGAAGTCAAGAGCTTCCAGCCCTTCGGGGCTGGGGGTTTTCCTCCATGGATATAAGCGGGCGACTCATTAGAATCGAGGCACGAATGAGCGCGGTAAGTTGCGAATCGGTCGTCTTGATCATTATGTGTTGTAAGGCCATTGTGTATTGGGGGGTGGTTCGTAATGGAGTCGCAATTGAACAGCGGCGCGGTGGATCGCGCCGGCGTGCTGGTCGGCGGCCTTAGCCGGGATTTCGCCGACTCGACCATATTGACTGATCACTCGCACGAAATGGGTCAGCTCAAATTCGCCCTGAGCGGCGTCATGGTGGTGGCCAGCACCGAGGGCCATTGGGTCGTGCCGCCCACCCGGGCGCTTTGGCTGGCTCCGAATGTGCGCCATCGCGTGCGCATGCTGGGCAAGGTCAGGCTTCGCTCGGTTTTCGTCAATCCGCAATATCCGCATGGCCTGCCCGAGCGCAGCTGCCTGCTGCCCGCTACGCCGCTATTCCGAGAAGTCATCACCGAGGTCGCAGGCTCCACGTCCAAAGCGCTGCTCAATCGCCGGACCCGGCTGTTGATGGACTTGCTGCTTGAAGAACTCACCGAGGAACCCGCCACGCCGCTGCATCTGCCCGCGCCGCGCGACCATAGGCTGGCGCGCATATGCACGCATATCCAGGAACACCTGGACGACATGAAAACCCTGCGGGAATGGTCCAAAGAGCTGGGCTACGATCAACGCACCCTGCATCGCCTGTTCATCCAGGAACTGGGCATGTCCTTCCTGCAATGGCGCCAGCAGGCCAAGCTGCTGGCGGCTCTGGAGTGGCTGGCCGAAGGCCGCCAGGTTCTGGGCATTGCGCTCGACCTGGGCTACCAGACGCAAAGCGCGTTTACGGCCATGTTCAGGCGCAACCTGGGTATTACGCCCAGCGACTTCGTCAGGTCGATGGCCGGCGCTTGAACTCCGCCAGGCGGCTCCGTGTAACGGACCCGCCCCGATGGGCAAGGGTTCAGTTCCAGTTGCCGCCCTTGCCGCCCATGCTGTAGCGGCCCGCGCCCAACAGGGCCACGGCCAGGCTGCCGAATAAATACAGGCCCTGAAGCTCGAGGCGCCAGCCGCCGGTGCCCGACAGTTCGAACATATGGCCCATGTGCGCCAGCGCAATGGCCACCAGCATGTTCACGGCGATCAGCAGGCCGCCCAGACGGGTGTAGAAGCCCAGGATGAGGAACAGCGGCGCAAGGACTTCGCCTATATATACCGCCCACGCAAAGAAAGCCGGCATGCCGCGCGCCACGATCATGGATTCGATGGGACCTATGCCGTGAAGCAGTTTTGCAACGCCGTGAAAAAGGATCAGCACGCCTATGGTCAGGCGCAGAACCAGCTTTCCCAGGTCGTCGAGGGTGGTCGGGGACATTGGATACTCCGTTGCGAGTGAGTGAGTCGGGAGAGGGGGGCGGCCAAGCCGGCCCGCGCCATTATAGGAGGCGTGCGCGGCTTGAGGAAGGGCATGCGCCTACTCGCTTTTTGCTTTCGCCAGGGCCTGATCCAGCAGGCCCGGCTCGTAGGCAATGAATTCCTTTCCGCGGTAAGTGCGGACCAGGCCCTCGAACTGGGAGAAACGGATCTTCAGTTCGTCGTCGCAATGGATCAGCGGGTCGCCCTTGTCGTCGACCAGGACGGCGGTGGGGTGCGTATCGATCAGCAACTGATGCAGCTGTTCGGTGGTACTTTCGCAACTGAGCGGCACCAGTATCTTGCCGGCTTGCAGGATGGCCATGACGCTGACCAGGTATTCCAGGGACTGGGCGGCACACAGGGCAACCCGCGAACCCGGCGTGGGGTCGTTCATCTGGAGGGCGACGGCCAGCGCCTTTACAGTGATAGCCAGCTCGGCATAAGTGACCTGGCTTTCGCCGTCTTCGATGGCGACCTCGTCGCCATGCTGCTCGATCATGTTGTGCAGGAAATCAATGGTAAGCATCGTGTTTTCGCGGCCTGTCTTATTGATGGAATCCAGTGAGTATAGAGATCATTAAGCACAATTCCAGCCATGAGCCGCTAGGGTTTCCCCTGGTTTCCGCTTTCGGGAGGCCGGTCCGCCTTTCCGGCCCCGGGCCTTCAACGTATCTTCAGGTCGACCAGCCGCTTTGCGGCGCGGCCCTGACGGTGCTGGACTTCCGCCATCAGCCAGACGGGCGCGCCTATGTCTTTCAGCATGTGCGCATCCATCTCGGCCACCGCGTCGATCGCGCCGATCCACGGATCGCGGACGGCCCCGCCACGGGACGGCTTCTTCCATGCGGACAGCCAACGGCGCAGGCGTGCCAGGGTGGAACGATAGGGCAGGGCCGGATCGGGGGGTGTATTCCGGGCTTCGCAATTCAATGCCGTCATAAGAGCCTCCTGGAGCGTGGAATAGGTCGTTTGGTAAGGATAATCTTCCAGCTATATGCTGTGAATCGACTTGTTCTACCCTTGTTGGTCAGTTATGCTTACCACAATGGCCCGACTGCCCTTGAATACCCTGCCCGTTTTCCGCGCCGCCGCCGAGCTCCAGAATCTGCGCGCGGCCGCCGATGCGCTGCACCTGACGCACAGCGCCGTCAGCCAGCAGATACGTGTGCTGGAAGAACAGCTGGGCTTTGTCCTCTTCGAGCGCAGGGGACGCCGCGTGGTGCTGAATCCGGCCGGTGAAGCCTTGCTGCGATCCGTGCAAGGCGCACTGGCTCAATTGGACGAGGGTGTGCAAGCGGCCGCCGCGGCCGCTTGCGGACTTGAGCAGCGCTTGCGGATCACGGTATTGCCGTCATTCGCCCAACGATGGTTGCTGCCGCGCATGCATCGGTGGCGCCAGCGGCATCCCGATCTGGCGCTCGAGGTCGATGTCTCGCAGCAGGCTCTGGACTTGCAACGAGAGGGTTTTCACGCAGGCCTGCGCCAGGGGGTGGGGCCGTGGCCGGGCCTGGTGTCCGAGCGCCTGTTCGATGCGCCCATGCCGCTGGTGGTGGTGGGCTGCGCCATCGACGCGCGGCGCCTGCTGGGCCAGCCGCCGGCGGCGCTCTTGCGCGAGCCCTTGCTGGGAGAACGCGAGGTATGGCGGCGCTGGTTCGAGGCGGCCGGCCTGAGGGCCCAGGTGACGCCCGTGGCCCAGTTCAACGACATGGGGCTGATGCTGCAGGCGGCGGAGCAGGGCATAGGCCTGACCCTGGTGCGCGAACTGCTGGCGGCGGACGCCATCCGGGACGGCCGCCTGATCCGGCTTTCGCCGATCGAGGTGGAATACGAAACGGGGCACACCTACCATCTCGTGTATCCCCCCGCCTTGCGCGATTGGCCGCCCCTGGCCGCCTTGCGTGCATGGATAAGCGACGAGCTGGAACTCTCGCGCCGGTCTTTGAAGGCGGATGGCGGCGTAGCCTCCTGATCGGCCGCGGCCCGCCGGGCAGCTATCGATTGGCCAGGGCGCCGGCCCGCCGCATGGCCTGGCTTGCGTCATGCGTGAAGCTGCGGACCGCGTCCCGATAGATGCCGCTGCTGCTGGCGCCCGAATGCGACGCGCCGTCTATTTTGACCAGGCGGCGCGGCAGGCCGGGATCGATGGCCGATGCCATGAGTGCGTCGCTCATGGTGTGCGGAACCACGCGGTCGTTGGTGCCATGCAGGAACAATATGGGCTTGCGCACTTGCTTTATGGTGTTCAGCGAGTCGAAGGGCTGGGTCAGCACCAGGGCCAGCCCTGGGATATGCTCCCACCGGCTGCCGGCTATCATGTCCTGGATGCGGGTAAAGGTCGATTCGAGTATCAGGCCCGCGAAGTCGGGCTGATCCGGCTTTGAGGCCAGGGCCACCGCGATCGCGCCACCCAGGCTGTGCCCGTATATGAACCTGAGCGCCGGCGCGGGCTGCCGTCGCGCCAGCTCCCGCAGCGCGGCGCCGGCATCCTCGACGGCGCTCGATTGCGAAGGCAGCCGCGCGGTCGATGCTCCGAAGCCGCGATAGTCTATGGCCAGCACGGCATAGCCCATGTCCACCCAGCGTTCGATGCGAAAGGCGCTGTCGTTCAGATTCCAGCGCGCGCCATGCAGGTACAGGACGGTGGCGGCGCCGGCTGCCGCCGGCGGGGCGACGTACCAGGCGCGCACGGTGTCGCCGTTTTCAAGAGCCAGGTCGAAGATCTCCGTGCCTTGCGGCGGCTTGCGCCACCAGGGGCTTTCGCGCGTCTCGACGGCGAATATGGTGGCGCGCTGCCAGCGGTCGAGCATGACGTAGCCGCCGGCCAGCGCCAGCAACAGCAGGCATGCCAGGATACGAAGAAGGCGTGGACGGAAGCGCATGGGCGGGATGAAAAAGGGGCGGACGGGCGTTCATCATAGCGGTTGCCGCGGCGCCCATGCCAGCCCGTCGGGACGCCGAAGGCTGAAGGGGTAATATAGTCGCACTCGTACAGCGCTGCCTGGACGGCTTGCGCAAACGATGCGCACAAATAGAAAACACGAGACAACACGACCGAGGATACGTCCATGCTGCCCCTGCACCCCTCCAGCTACGAAGATGCCGTCAATCGATTTCGCTGGGACATTCCCGCGCGCTACAACATCGGCGTCGATGCCTGCGCAAAATGGGCCGAGCGGGATCCGGGCAGGCTGGCGCTGATCCATGTCGATCAACACGGCAAGGCGCAGGATTACAGCTTCGGCGACATGCACGAGGCATCGAACCGGCTGGCCAATTTGTTCCTGGCCCTGGGCGCGCAGGCGGGCGACCGGATCGGGATTCTTCTGCCCCAGGCGCCGGAAACCGCTTTCGCGCACATTGCCGCCTACAAGATCGGCTGCATCGCCATTCCGCTTTTCACGCTGTTCGGGGCCGAGGCCTTGCGGTACAGGCTGGGCGACAGCGGCGCGCGGGTGGTCGTGACCAATGCCGAGGGCGCGGCCAAGCTGGCCGAAATACGCGGTCAGTTGCCGGACCTGCAAACCGTGCTGACGATAGACGGCGCACAGACTGACACCCTGGACCTGCATCGGGAAATGAAGCGGCATGGAACCGATCTGGTCCCGGTCGATACGGCGGCCGATGATCCGGCCGTCATCATCTATACCTCGGGCACCACCGGCCAGCCCAAGGGGGCGCTGCATGCGCACCGCGTGCTGCTGGGCCATTTGCCGGGCGTGGAGATCTCGCACAACCTGTTCCCGCAGGAAGGCGACCGGATGTGGACGCCGGCCGACTGGGCCTGGATAGGCGGCTTGTTCGATGTGCTGCTTCCGGCCTGGCACCATGGCATCGCCGTGGTGGCCCATCGCTTCAAGAAGTTCACGCCGGAAAGCGCCTTCCAGCTTCTGCAGGACTATGGCGTGCGCAACACCTTCCTTCCGCCCACCGCATTGAAGATGATGCGCTCGGTCGATAGGCCCGAAGCGCGCTGGAGCTACCGTTTGCGCTCGGTGGCCAGCGGCGGAGAATCGCTGGGCGCCGAGCTGCTGGATTGGGGCAGGCGCAGTTTCGGGCTGACCATCAATGAATTCTACGGGCAGACCGAATGCAACATGACGGTTTCCTCCTGCGCCGATATCGTGCCCACGCGTCCGGGAGCCATAGGCCGCGCGGTGCCGGGCCACACATTGGCCATCATCGACGGGCAAGGCAATCGGCTGCCCGCGGGAGCCAGCGGCAGCATCGCGGTTCGGCGCCCCGATCCCGTCCTGTTCTTGCAGTACTGGAACAACACCAGGGCGACGGAGGATAAATTCGTGGGCGACTGGCTGGTCACCGGCGACACGGGCAGCATGGACGAAGACGGCTACATCCATTTCGTCGGGCGCAACGACGACGTCATCACGTCCGCGGGCTACCGCATCGGCCCGGGCGAGATCGAGGACAGCATATTGCAACACCCCTCGGTGAAGATGGTCGCGGTGGTCGGTGCCCCCGACGAGCAGCGCACCGAGATCGTGGCCGCGGTCATCGTGCTGCACGACGACCGCAGCCCGAGCGATGGCCTGAAGCGTGAAATCCAGGAGCATGTGAAGTCGCGCCTGGCCGCGCATGAATACCCGCGCGAGATATTCTTCGTCGATGAACTGCCCATGACCACCACCGGCAAGGTGATACGCCGCGAGTTGCGCCAGATGGTCGGGCAATGGCGCCAGGATGCTTCGAAAGCCGCGTCCTGACTGGCTTCTGAATGAAAGCTTACCGCTTGCTGATAGATGCAAAAAGCCATTGACAAGCCCATGTGTTTGGGCGCAAATTAAAAAACAGGGGGACCGAAGCTTGACGCAGGCATGCGCGGCATCGGCGGGCATGTCCGGTCACGGACGGCCGCCGGCCTGGGCGCATGGGCCTGTTGGAGGAGAGTCCCATGGAGAATCAAAAAAAATCCACTGCAGTCAGCCGCCGGGCGGTTCTGCAACTGGCGGCGGCAACCGGCCTTGCACAGCTTGCGCCGCCCTTCATCATCAGTGCGCGCGGCGAGCAGTCGGTCAAGCTCGGGCTGGACAACCCCCTGACGGGAACCTATGCGGCCACCGGCAAGAACGAGCTGAACGGTTGCGAGCTTGCGGTGGAGCAGATCAACGCCAAGGGCGGAATACTGGGCCGTCCGGCCGAGCTTCTCATCGAGGATTCCACCAGCGGCGACGCCGGCACCGCGGTGCAGAAGGCGCGCAAGCTCATCGATCGCGACAAGGTCAACTTCTTGCTGGGCAACGTGAACTCGGGCCTGTCGCTGGCCATGGCGCAGGTCAGCAACGAAAAGGGCGTGCTGCATGTCGTCCCGGGCG is a genomic window containing:
- a CDS encoding AraC family transcriptional regulator, which codes for MESQLNSGAVDRAGVLVGGLSRDFADSTILTDHSHEMGQLKFALSGVMVVASTEGHWVVPPTRALWLAPNVRHRVRMLGKVRLRSVFVNPQYPHGLPERSCLLPATPLFREVITEVAGSTSKALLNRRTRLLMDLLLEELTEEPATPLHLPAPRDHRLARICTHIQEHLDDMKTLREWSKELGYDQRTLHRLFIQELGMSFLQWRQQAKLLAALEWLAEGRQVLGIALDLGYQTQSAFTAMFRRNLGITPSDFVRSMAGA
- a CDS encoding alpha/beta hydrolase; the encoded protein is MPPMRFRPRLLRILACLLLLALAGGYVMLDRWQRATIFAVETRESPWWRKPPQGTEIFDLALENGDTVRAWYVAPPAAAGAATVLYLHGARWNLNDSAFRIERWVDMGYAVLAIDYRGFGASTARLPSQSSAVEDAGAALRELARRQPAPALRFIYGHSLGGAIAVALASKPDQPDFAGLILESTFTRIQDMIAGSRWEHIPGLALVLTQPFDSLNTIKQVRKPILFLHGTNDRVVPHTMSDALMASAIDPGLPRRLVKIDGASHSGASSSGIYRDAVRSFTHDASQAMRRAGALANR
- a CDS encoding LysR substrate-binding domain-containing protein, which codes for MLTTMARLPLNTLPVFRAAAELQNLRAAADALHLTHSAVSQQIRVLEEQLGFVLFERRGRRVVLNPAGEALLRSVQGALAQLDEGVQAAAAAACGLEQRLRITVLPSFAQRWLLPRMHRWRQRHPDLALEVDVSQQALDLQREGFHAGLRQGVGPWPGLVSERLFDAPMPLVVVGCAIDARRLLGQPPAALLREPLLGEREVWRRWFEAAGLRAQVTPVAQFNDMGLMLQAAEQGIGLTLVRELLAADAIRDGRLIRLSPIEVEYETGHTYHLVYPPALRDWPPLAALRAWISDELELSRRSLKADGGVAS
- a CDS encoding DoxX family protein is translated as MSPTTLDDLGKLVLRLTIGVLILFHGVAKLLHGIGPIESMIVARGMPAFFAWAVYIGEVLAPLFLILGFYTRLGGLLIAVNMLVAIALAHMGHMFELSGTGGWRLELQGLYLFGSLAVALLGAGRYSMGGKGGNWN
- a CDS encoding AMP-binding protein — translated: MLTIDFLHNMIEQHGDEVAIEDGESQVTYAELAITVKALAVALQMNDPTPGSRVALCAAQSLEYLVSVMAILQAGKILVPLSCESTTEQLHQLLIDTHPTAVLVDDKGDPLIHCDDELKIRFSQFEGLVRTYRGKEFIAYEPGLLDQALAKAKSE
- a CDS encoding acyl-CoA synthetase, which translates into the protein MLPLHPSSYEDAVNRFRWDIPARYNIGVDACAKWAERDPGRLALIHVDQHGKAQDYSFGDMHEASNRLANLFLALGAQAGDRIGILLPQAPETAFAHIAAYKIGCIAIPLFTLFGAEALRYRLGDSGARVVVTNAEGAAKLAEIRGQLPDLQTVLTIDGAQTDTLDLHREMKRHGTDLVPVDTAADDPAVIIYTSGTTGQPKGALHAHRVLLGHLPGVEISHNLFPQEGDRMWTPADWAWIGGLFDVLLPAWHHGIAVVAHRFKKFTPESAFQLLQDYGVRNTFLPPTALKMMRSVDRPEARWSYRLRSVASGGESLGAELLDWGRRSFGLTINEFYGQTECNMTVSSCADIVPTRPGAIGRAVPGHTLAIIDGQGNRLPAGASGSIAVRRPDPVLFLQYWNNTRATEDKFVGDWLVTGDTGSMDEDGYIHFVGRNDDVITSAGYRIGPGEIEDSILQHPSVKMVAVVGAPDEQRTEIVAAVIVLHDDRSPSDGLKREIQEHVKSRLAAHEYPREIFFVDELPMTTTGKVIRRELRQMVGQWRQDASKAAS